One segment of Cololabis saira isolate AMF1-May2022 chromosome 9, fColSai1.1, whole genome shotgun sequence DNA contains the following:
- the polr3d gene encoding DNA-directed RNA polymerase III subunit RPC4, with product MADSGQPGGQRTPTPGGSGNAGLLTGRRPSAGISPGRLPSMRSRDLTLGGVKKKTFTPNIIGRKVKEETKVESGHRRERKDGDRGRGPRERGRGRGRGEVIQSHSIFEQGPAEMMMKRRGGYEGERDAPSMGPSPIINIKKEKRETEEETKEILRKLERDNFIDDPFLKSEQRSCPVQLPLAVSGWGFTEEFNNTDVKFEKKEEDSEPIEPPLKVKQEPEEVEIKKTELMYRPPPLPEPEVLPDLLQRWSLGKGEELLFIQLPDSLPGQPPTKEHKPVKTEVQSADGQSVLLKTETQEEEDEDNSCNLKDLREGLVGKMLVRKSGRVQLILGQVTLDVSLGTPCSFLQELVSITTEEKTGNLTVLGNIKHKMVCSPDFEALLENSA from the exons ATGGCGGACTCCGGTCAACCTGGCGGTCAGCGCACACCAACCCCTGGGGGGAGCGGTAACGCAGGACTGCTGACGGGCCGTCGACCTTCAGCTGGTATCTCTCCTGGCCGTCTCCCCTCAATGCGATCAAGAGACCTCACCCTGGGAGGAGTCAAGAAA aAAACATTTACCCCCAACATTATTGGACGAAAAGTTAAAGAAGA AACTAAAGTTGAAAGTGGACACAGGCGAGAGCGGAAGGATGGAGATCGAGGTCGTGGCCCAAGAGAGAGAGGCAGGGGACGAGGTCGCGGAGAGGTCATCCAGTCCCACTCCATCTTTGAGCAGGGGCCTgcagagatgatgatgaagaggagag GTGGCTATGAAGGTGAGAGAGATGCTCCAAGCATGGGACCGTCACCCATCATAAACATTAAGAAGGAGAAGAGGGAGACTGAAGAGGAGACCAAAGAGATTCTGCGCAAGCTGGAGCGGGACAAC TTTATCGATGACCCTTTCCTGAAAAGTGAGCAGAGAAGCTGCCCTGTCCAGCTTCCCCTTGCTGTGTCGGGATGGGGATTCACGGAGGAATTTAATAACACTGATGTTAAATTtgagaagaaagaggaggatagTGAGCCCATTGAGCCTCCACTTAAGG TGAAACAAGAGCCAGAGGAAGTAGAAATAAAGAAGACTGAGTTAATGTACAGACCTCCTCCGCTCCCCGAACCTGAAGTTCTTCCTGACCTGCTGCAGAGATGGAGTCTTGGCAAAGGAGAGGAGTTGTTATTCATTCAGCTGCCTGACTCGCTGCCCGGCCAGCCTCCAACCAAAGAGCacaaaccagttaaaacagaggTGCAGTCAGCAGATGGACAGTCTGTGCTTCTGAAGACAGAGACTCAG gaagaggaagatgaagaCAACAGTTGCAATCTGAAAGATCTCCGGGAGGGTTTAGTGGGGAAGATGCTTGTGCGGAAGTCTGGTCGAGTACAGCTCATCCTAGGACAAGTCACACTTGACGTGTCTCTGGGAACACCATGCTCTTTTCTGCAG GAGCTAGTCTCGATAACTACAGAGGAGAAAACAGGCAACTTGACTGTATTGGGAAACATCAAACACAAAATGGTTTGCTCCCCAGACTTTGAGGCTCTGCTGGAGAATAGTGCTTGA
- the LOC133450334 gene encoding glycerol-3-phosphate acyltransferase 4: MGLFFNPFDNLLCILLGISFTVWFTLLLVFIIVPAIFGVSFGIRRLYMKTLLKIFEWATLRIERGAKEKNHLLYKPYSNAIIAKEPTSLEEEIKEIRRSGSNKDLDSAPEFEMSDIFYFARRGVESIMDDEVTKRFSAEELESWNLLTRSNYNFHYISLRLTVLWGLGLLIRYGFLLPLRVTLAFTGVGLLVFLTSVIGLLPNGRIKNFLSQKVHLMCYRICVRALTAIITYHDRENKPKNGGICVANHTSPIDVIILASDGCYAMVGQIHGGLMGVIQRSMVKACPHIWFERSEVKDRHLVAKRLNDHVDDKTKLPILIFPEGTCINNTSVMMFKKGSFEIGTTVYPVAIKYDPRFGDAFWNSSKFGMVNYLLRMMSSWAIVCSVWYLPPMSREEGEDAVQFANRVKAAIARQGGLVDLLWDGGLKRGKVKDTFKEEQQKLYSKMLVGTQEDRSRS, from the exons ATGGGACTCTTCTTCAACCCCTTTGATAACCTGCTGTGTATCCTGCTGGGTATCTCCTTCACGGTGTGGTTCACCCTGCTGCTGGTTTTCATCATTGTGCCAGCCATTTTTGGAGTGTCGTTTGGGATTCGTCGTCTTTATATGAAAACCTTGTTAAAGATCTTTGAG tGGGCAACACTTAGAATAGAAAGAGGAGCAAAAGAAAAGAACCACCTCCTGTACAAACCATACTCGAATG CTATCATTGCTAAGGAGCCCACTTCTTTGGAGGAGGAGATTAAGGAGATCCGGCGGAGTGGTAGCAACAAAGACTTGGACTCAGCCCCTGAGTTTGAGATGTCTGACATCTTCTATTTTGCACGACGAGGGGTGGAGAGCATCATGGATGATGAGGTGACCAAGCGGTTTTCTGCTGAGGAGTTGGAGTCCTGGAACCTCCTGACCCGCAGCAACTATAACTTCCACTATATCAGCCTGAGGCTGACTGTCCTATGGGGGCTGGGCCTCCTGATCCGCTATGGCTTCCTGCTGCCGCTAAG GGTAACTCTTGCTTTCACTGGTGTAGGCCTCCTCGTGTTTCTCACTTCTGTAATTGGACTGCTGCCAAATGGACG GATAAAAAATTTCCTGAGCCAGAAAGTACATTTAATGTGCTACAGAATATGTGTCCGAGCCCTGACTGCCATCATAACCTATCATGACAG GGAAAATAAACCCAAGAATGGAGGCATCTGTGTCGCAAACCACACCTCCCCAATTGATGTTATCATCCTGGCCAGTGATGGGTGCTATGCCATG GTTGGACAAATTCATGGTGGCTTGATGGGGGTCATTCAGCGATCCATGGTCAAAGCTTGCCCACACATTTGGTTTGAACGTTCAGAAGTTAAAGACAGACATCTAGTGGCCAAAAG ACTGAATGACCATGTAGATGATAAAACGAAACTGCCTATTCTCATTTTCCCAGAAG GTACCTGTATAAATAACACGTCTGTAATGATGTTTAAGAAGGGCAGCTTTGAAATTGGTACCACAGTCTACCCTGTGGCCATCAAG TATGATCCCCGATTTGGAGATGCATTCTGGAATAGCAGCAAATTTGGGATGGTCAACTACCTTTTACGAATGATGAGCAGCTGGGCCATCGTCTGCAGCGTGTGGTACCTTCCTCCTATGTCTAGAGAG GAGGGAGAGGATGCCGTACAGTTTGCCAATCGTGTCAAAGCAGCCATAGCCAGGCAAGGTGGACTGGTTGACCTCTTGTG GGATGGAGGACTAAAGAGAGGAAAGGTAAAAGATACCTTTAAAGAAGAGCAGCAGAAGCTATACAGTAAAATGTTGGTGGGAACCCAAGAGGACCGCAGCCGCTCCTGA